A single Roseomonas gilardii DNA region contains:
- a CDS encoding alpha-2-macroglobulin family protein, which yields MTLRLPFRSSLLALAVLGSLTAGGLPAGAQTLPELPGVQSDAAGYARDLARRFPAGATVQQRAQAEAQARQAEARGDWNAAAAAWEQRLGMPEAKPEQWLALARAQLLRNPPQPARALQAAWQNFNGVAAGAPEIPALQVMAQALQRLDRWAPAIAVLEAVVERAPDDAAAMQVLEAARQQAGLLLRRVRTEPEAEPTRACLGFTGRLSPAPDWQPGDWVKAEPPLPDLAVTREGQELCIAGLPWGATTRLVLRAGLPGAGGANLRADTPVAVAMPDRAPRIGFDATRFILPRGQVARVGLSTVNIRQLRLRLVRITERNLQPFSQDFSPTEAIESYAADGVTERWGRTVWEGKAAVPGFRENLPARFALPLPEEVRKAGPGRYVLLAAEDTGGPADSASSRETATGLQIVSTDLGLTAWRGTGGLAAQLRGLGDAKPRAGAKVALVARNNDILAEAESDADGVVRFDAPLLRGEGPVAPVALHAALGDDLVALQLDAAAFDLSDRGAEGLAQPGPLDAFLWLERGIYRPGETVNVTALLRDAAGRPRDLPLRLRLVRPNGQVAAEAVPERGPDAAIAWPVALGGGAAAGVWRVEARIEPGQPPVGVAEFRVDAFVPERLAVTLGPAPGPLVPGTPLAVPVEARFLYGAPAAGLEGQVEGTLGVDPAPFAPDAADGTRRRSPWEGWRFGLSEEPLEGGVIPGAELVTDDQGRGVAWIDLPSVPDASRPLRAALVLALSDPNGRPNRATLDLPVRGANPFLAIRPGFANGSVDANAEAAFDIALVSPEGAALAGPVQVRLLRERPDWRIVTRGGVARYQTVWRDEVVDTATLATAPDRPARFARSLPFGRYRIEAVQPGGLAIAALRFRSGWVGSDSAEVPDKVDVSADRPAYAAGDRARIRVSPPFAGRVSVAVLTDRLVSVREAEIPEGGAELEVPVEAGWGAGAYVAVTVFRPGEAAEGQPRRALGLAWVALDPAPRRLDVAIGAPDLLRPRQRVEIPVSIGPAQGGNAAGPVHLTLAAVDEGVLRLTDFRTPDPVAHFLGRRRLGTDIRDDYGRLIPVPEGEAAALRQGGDADSGNAVQPPQRVVSLFSGIVAAGPDGVARVPLDLPDFAGELRLMAVAWSGERIGSAGRDVTVRDPVVAEALLPRFLAPGDTARMPVLLHNLELPAGEVAAEIRLEGPLALDGLARLAATLATGARAQPFATLRATGAGEGVVHLAITGPGGFRAERESRIAIRSSRPRLEEVAVSDLAPGGEVRIAPDLSRFVAGTARVEASWGQPVRYDPLALARRALDFPLFCAEQSATRVLALATAPGLFPAAAEREARLAGAIAALLDKQRWDGAFSLWGANGEADPWISAYATEALLRARDSGATVPQAALDSALAGLARDAEDVAPDKPEEFADQAYRLHVLALAGRPLPGATRRLSEQLARLPTPIARAQLGAALARIGQQGRAEAAFAAALADPARKPWFHDYGTATRDVLAVTLLLRESGLLPAQLQASLARLPGARELSPDTSSTQEQAWAVLLAAALGRDGTPARIVLDGKALPPAPVVSLALAPGAATARNAGDRAVIQSVATRGLPSQPLAAARSGMRISRRFLAPDGSDLNLDTLRQNQSLILLIEARAETGESHRALIQQGLPAGWEIDRRLPAGTVAAMPFLGELSEPASVAALDDRFAVVADLSPQDAVARFAVVLRAVTPGSFELPGAQVEDMYRPAVFARQNSGRISVLPPE from the coding sequence ATGACGCTCCGCCTCCCCTTCCGGTCTTCCCTCCTGGCCCTGGCGGTGCTGGGCAGCCTGACGGCCGGCGGCCTTCCGGCCGGGGCGCAGACCTTGCCGGAACTGCCGGGGGTGCAGAGCGACGCGGCGGGCTATGCGCGCGATCTGGCGCGGCGTTTCCCGGCCGGAGCCACGGTGCAGCAGCGTGCCCAGGCGGAAGCACAGGCCCGGCAGGCGGAGGCGCGGGGGGACTGGAACGCGGCGGCCGCCGCCTGGGAACAGCGGCTCGGCATGCCGGAGGCGAAGCCGGAGCAGTGGCTGGCCCTGGCGCGGGCGCAGCTCCTCCGCAATCCGCCGCAGCCCGCGCGGGCGTTGCAGGCCGCCTGGCAGAACTTCAACGGCGTCGCCGCCGGGGCGCCGGAAATCCCGGCCCTCCAGGTGATGGCACAGGCGCTGCAACGGCTGGACCGCTGGGCCCCCGCCATCGCGGTGCTGGAAGCGGTGGTGGAGCGCGCGCCCGACGACGCGGCGGCGATGCAGGTGCTGGAGGCGGCGCGGCAGCAGGCCGGGCTGCTGCTGCGCCGGGTCCGCACCGAGCCGGAGGCCGAGCCCACGCGGGCCTGCCTGGGCTTCACTGGGCGGCTCTCCCCGGCACCGGACTGGCAGCCGGGCGACTGGGTGAAAGCCGAGCCGCCCCTGCCGGATCTCGCCGTGACGCGGGAGGGGCAGGAGCTCTGCATCGCCGGCCTGCCCTGGGGCGCCACGACGCGGCTCGTGCTGCGCGCCGGGCTTCCCGGAGCGGGCGGCGCCAATCTGCGCGCCGACACGCCGGTGGCGGTGGCCATGCCCGACCGCGCCCCACGCATCGGCTTCGACGCCACGCGCTTCATCCTGCCGCGCGGGCAAGTGGCGCGGGTCGGGCTGAGCACGGTGAACATCCGGCAACTGCGCCTGCGGCTGGTGCGGATCACCGAGCGCAACCTGCAACCCTTCAGCCAGGATTTCAGCCCCACGGAGGCAATCGAATCCTATGCCGCGGACGGGGTGACGGAACGCTGGGGCCGCACGGTCTGGGAGGGCAAGGCGGCGGTGCCGGGTTTCCGCGAGAACCTGCCGGCGCGCTTTGCCCTGCCGCTGCCGGAGGAGGTCCGCAAGGCCGGGCCGGGGCGCTATGTCCTGCTCGCCGCCGAGGATACGGGCGGGCCGGCCGACAGCGCGTCGAGCCGCGAGACGGCCACGGGGTTGCAGATCGTCAGCACCGATCTCGGCCTGACTGCCTGGCGCGGCACGGGCGGGCTGGCGGCGCAGCTCCGGGGCCTGGGCGACGCGAAGCCGCGCGCCGGGGCGAAGGTGGCTCTGGTGGCGCGCAACAACGACATCCTGGCCGAGGCGGAAAGCGACGCGGACGGGGTGGTGCGCTTCGACGCACCGCTGCTGCGGGGCGAGGGACCGGTGGCGCCCGTGGCGCTGCACGCCGCGCTGGGCGACGACCTCGTGGCGCTGCAACTGGATGCGGCGGCCTTCGACCTGTCCGACCGGGGGGCAGAGGGGCTGGCGCAGCCGGGGCCGCTGGATGCCTTCCTTTGGCTGGAACGCGGCATCTACCGGCCGGGCGAGACGGTGAACGTCACCGCGCTGCTGCGCGACGCCGCCGGGCGGCCGCGCGACCTGCCGCTGCGCCTGCGGCTGGTCCGCCCCAACGGGCAGGTGGCGGCGGAGGCGGTGCCGGAGCGCGGGCCGGATGCGGCGATCGCCTGGCCGGTGGCGCTGGGCGGCGGCGCGGCCGCCGGGGTCTGGCGGGTGGAGGCCCGGATTGAGCCCGGCCAGCCGCCGGTCGGCGTGGCGGAGTTCCGGGTCGATGCCTTCGTGCCGGAACGGCTGGCGGTGACGCTCGGCCCGGCGCCGGGCCCGCTGGTGCCCGGCACGCCGCTGGCCGTGCCGGTGGAGGCGCGCTTCCTCTACGGCGCCCCGGCCGCGGGGCTGGAGGGACAGGTGGAAGGCACGCTCGGCGTCGATCCCGCCCCCTTCGCGCCCGATGCGGCGGACGGCACACGGCGGCGCAGCCCCTGGGAGGGCTGGCGCTTCGGCCTGTCGGAGGAACCGCTGGAGGGCGGCGTGATCCCCGGCGCCGAACTGGTCACGGACGATCAGGGGCGCGGGGTGGCGTGGATCGACCTGCCCTCGGTGCCGGATGCCAGCCGCCCGCTGCGCGCCGCGCTGGTGCTGGCGCTGAGCGATCCGAACGGGCGCCCGAACCGCGCCACGCTCGACCTGCCGGTGCGGGGCGCGAACCCCTTCCTGGCAATCCGGCCGGGTTTCGCGAATGGCAGCGTCGATGCCAATGCCGAGGCCGCGTTCGACATCGCCCTGGTTTCGCCCGAGGGCGCGGCGCTGGCCGGTCCGGTGCAGGTGCGGCTGCTGCGCGAGCGGCCGGACTGGCGCATCGTCACGCGCGGCGGGGTGGCGCGCTACCAGACCGTCTGGCGCGACGAGGTGGTGGACACCGCCACGCTCGCGACGGCGCCGGACAGACCGGCGCGCTTCGCCCGCAGCCTGCCCTTCGGGCGCTACCGGATCGAGGCGGTACAGCCCGGCGGGCTGGCCATCGCCGCGCTGCGCTTCCGCTCCGGCTGGGTCGGCTCCGACAGCGCCGAGGTGCCGGACAAGGTGGATGTTTCCGCCGACCGCCCGGCCTATGCCGCCGGCGACCGGGCGCGCATCCGCGTCAGCCCGCCCTTCGCCGGGCGGGTCAGCGTGGCGGTGCTGACCGACCGGCTGGTCTCCGTGCGCGAGGCCGAGATCCCCGAGGGCGGCGCGGAGCTGGAGGTGCCGGTGGAGGCGGGCTGGGGCGCCGGAGCCTATGTCGCGGTCACCGTCTTCCGCCCCGGCGAGGCCGCCGAGGGGCAGCCGCGCCGTGCCCTGGGGCTCGCCTGGGTGGCGCTGGACCCGGCGCCGCGCAGGCTCGACGTGGCGATCGGGGCACCGGACCTGCTGCGGCCGCGCCAGCGCGTGGAGATCCCGGTCAGCATCGGGCCAGCCCAGGGGGGCAACGCGGCGGGGCCGGTGCATCTGACGCTCGCGGCGGTGGATGAGGGCGTGCTGCGGCTGACGGATTTCCGAACGCCCGATCCGGTCGCGCATTTCCTGGGCCGGCGGCGGCTGGGCACGGATATCCGCGACGACTACGGCCGGCTGATCCCGGTGCCGGAGGGCGAGGCGGCGGCGCTGCGCCAGGGCGGCGACGCGGATTCCGGCAACGCGGTGCAGCCGCCGCAGCGCGTCGTCTCGCTCTTCTCCGGCATCGTCGCGGCGGGGCCGGACGGGGTGGCGCGCGTGCCGCTGGACCTGCCGGATTTCGCCGGGGAACTCCGGCTGATGGCGGTAGCGTGGTCGGGCGAGCGGATCGGCAGCGCGGGGCGCGACGTGACGGTGCGCGACCCGGTGGTGGCGGAGGCGCTGCTGCCGCGCTTCCTGGCGCCGGGCGACACGGCGCGGATGCCGGTGCTGCTGCACAATCTGGAACTGCCGGCGGGCGAGGTGGCGGCGGAGATCCGTCTGGAAGGACCGCTGGCGCTGGACGGGCTCGCGCGCCTCGCCGCCACTCTCGCAACCGGCGCCCGCGCCCAGCCCTTCGCCACGCTGCGCGCCACCGGGGCTGGGGAAGGCGTGGTGCATCTCGCCATCACCGGGCCCGGCGGCTTCCGCGCCGAGCGGGAAAGCCGGATCGCCATCCGCTCCTCCCGCCCGCGGCTGGAGGAGGTCGCGGTGTCCGACCTCGCGCCCGGCGGCGAGGTGCGGATCGCGCCGGACCTGTCGCGCTTCGTGGCCGGCACGGCGCGGGTGGAGGCGAGCTGGGGGCAGCCGGTGCGCTACGACCCGCTGGCCCTGGCGCGGCGGGCGCTGGACTTCCCGCTCTTCTGCGCCGAGCAGTCGGCGACGCGGGTACTGGCGCTCGCCACCGCGCCGGGGCTGTTCCCTGCGGCGGCGGAGCGCGAGGCGCGGCTGGCGGGAGCCATCGCCGCGCTGCTGGACAAGCAGCGCTGGGACGGCGCCTTCTCGCTCTGGGGCGCGAATGGCGAGGCCGATCCCTGGATTTCCGCCTATGCCACGGAGGCGCTGCTGCGCGCCCGCGACTCAGGCGCCACCGTGCCGCAGGCGGCGCTGGATTCCGCCCTGGCGGGCCTCGCCCGCGATGCCGAGGATGTCGCGCCGGACAAGCCGGAGGAATTCGCCGACCAGGCCTATCGCCTGCATGTGCTGGCGCTGGCCGGGCGGCCCCTGCCCGGAGCGACGCGGCGCCTGTCGGAGCAGCTCGCCCGCCTGCCCACGCCGATCGCCCGCGCGCAGCTCGGCGCCGCCCTGGCGCGGATCGGGCAGCAGGGGCGGGCCGAGGCTGCCTTCGCCGCCGCCCTGGCGGACCCGGCGCGCAAGCCCTGGTTCCACGACTACGGCACCGCCACGCGCGACGTGCTGGCGGTGACGCTGCTGCTGCGGGAGAGCGGACTGTTGCCGGCGCAGCTTCAGGCCAGCCTCGCCCGCCTGCCCGGGGCGCGGGAACTGTCGCCCGACACGAGCTCGACCCAGGAACAGGCCTGGGCGGTGCTGCTCGCCGCGGCACTGGGCCGGGACGGCACGCCAGCGCGCATCGTGCTGGACGGGAAGGCCCTGCCCCCCGCCCCGGTGGTCAGCCTCGCGCTGGCGCCGGGCGCCGCCACGGCGCGCAATGCCGGCGACCGGGCGGTGATCCAGTCCGTCGCCACCCGTGGCCTGCCCTCCCAGCCCCTCGCCGCCGCGCGGTCCGGGATGCGGATCAGCCGCCGCTTCCTGGCGCCCGATGGCAGCGACCTGAACCTCGACACGCTGCGGCAGAACCAGAGCCTGATCCTGCTCATCGAGGCACGGGCCGAGACGGGAGAGAGCCACCGCGCGCTGATCCAGCAGGGCCTGCCCGCCGGCTGGGAGATCGACCGCCGCCTGCCGGCCGGGACCGTGGCCGCCATGCCCTTCCTCGGCGAGCTGAGCGAGCCGGCCAGCGTCGCGGCGCTGGACGACCGCTTCGCCGTGGTGGCAGATCTCTCGCCCCAGGACGCCGTCGCCCGCTTCGCCGTGGTGCTGCGGGCGGTGACGCCGGGGAGCTTCGAGCTGCCCGGCGCGCAGGTGGAGGACATGTACCGCCCCGCCGTCTTCGCCCGGCAGAACAGCGGGCGGATCAGCGTGCTGCCACCCGAGTGA
- the pbpC gene encoding penicillin-binding protein 1C — translation MKALRAAVLALAGLLALALVLDRLFPPDLSRLEAASPVVTDRAGRLLSVLPAPGGFWRLPAGEEEVPPHLVAMLVAAEDARFRWHPGVDPLALARAAVQWTRAGRVVSGGSTLSMQAARLLEPRPRGLRAKLIEMARAVQLEARYGKAGVLRIWLTLAPMGGNLEGVRAGALAWFGRDARLLAPAEAALLVAIPRRPEALRPDRHPEAARLARERLMLVRAAGAEGTGPEDRAGLALAVPASRQAMPRLAPHLAREVVREGGSRTTLEAGLQRALEALLAGARAGLPARASAAALVADLRSREILALDGGAWGEEARAGALDLTRAVRSPGSALKPALYGLAFAEGVARPGTLLEDVPTAFGGYAPENFDRGFAGRVTAAEALRRSLNLPAVALLERVTPLRFATLLKQAGAVPRLPPGAGASLPLALGGVGVTLRELVGVTAMIGDGGRAGTPRWRAGEDAREAGPVLAPAAAAEVAAILTHPFPGGGPAGVAWKTGTSWGGRDGWAVGFDRDHVAGVWVGRPDGAPMVVGTGGATGTALALPLLARIFALLPAAPREPAARPAPSPSAGAPSVRLRLVFPADGDVLEVSAGPMRLRATGGRRPLTFLVDGTPLEGQPARRDVAWEPSGPGLYRVSVLDADGASSSARLRVR, via the coding sequence GTGAAGGCCCTCCGCGCCGCCGTCCTGGCCCTGGCCGGCCTGTTGGCGCTCGCGCTGGTGCTGGACCGGCTTTTCCCGCCCGACCTGTCGCGGCTGGAGGCGGCGTCGCCGGTGGTGACGGACCGGGCGGGACGGTTGCTCTCTGTCCTGCCGGCGCCGGGCGGGTTCTGGCGGCTGCCGGCCGGGGAGGAGGAGGTGCCGCCGCATCTGGTGGCCATGCTGGTGGCAGCCGAGGATGCGCGCTTCCGCTGGCATCCGGGGGTGGACCCGCTGGCCCTGGCGCGGGCCGCGGTGCAATGGACGCGGGCGGGGCGCGTGGTGTCGGGCGGCTCGACCCTGTCGATGCAGGCGGCGCGTCTGCTGGAGCCACGTCCGCGCGGGCTGCGCGCCAAGCTGATCGAGATGGCCCGCGCGGTGCAGCTGGAGGCGCGATACGGCAAGGCGGGGGTGCTGCGGATCTGGCTGACCCTGGCGCCGATGGGCGGCAATCTGGAGGGGGTGCGGGCCGGGGCGCTGGCCTGGTTCGGGCGGGATGCGCGGCTGCTCGCCCCGGCGGAGGCCGCGCTGCTGGTGGCGATCCCGCGCCGGCCGGAGGCGCTGCGGCCAGACCGGCATCCGGAGGCGGCGCGGCTGGCGCGGGAGCGGCTGATGCTGGTGCGTGCCGCCGGGGCGGAGGGAACCGGGCCGGAGGACCGGGCGGGGCTGGCGCTGGCGGTGCCGGCATCACGGCAGGCCATGCCGCGCCTGGCGCCCCACCTGGCGCGGGAGGTCGTGCGCGAAGGCGGAAGCCGCACAACCCTGGAAGCAGGGTTGCAGCGGGCGCTGGAAGCGCTGCTGGCCGGGGCGCGGGCGGGCCTGCCGGCGCGGGCCTCGGCGGCGGCGCTGGTGGCGGATCTGCGGAGCCGGGAGATCCTGGCGCTGGATGGCGGCGCCTGGGGCGAGGAGGCGCGGGCCGGGGCGCTGGACCTGACGCGGGCGGTGCGTTCGCCCGGCTCGGCGCTGAAGCCGGCGCTGTACGGGCTGGCCTTCGCCGAGGGGGTGGCGCGGCCGGGGACGCTGCTGGAGGACGTGCCCACCGCCTTCGGCGGCTATGCGCCGGAGAACTTCGACCGGGGCTTCGCCGGGCGGGTGACGGCGGCGGAGGCGCTGCGGCGCTCGCTGAACCTGCCGGCCGTGGCGCTGCTGGAGCGGGTGACGCCGCTGCGCTTCGCCACGCTGCTGAAGCAGGCCGGAGCGGTGCCCCGCCTGCCGCCGGGGGCCGGGGCCTCGCTGCCCCTGGCCCTGGGCGGCGTCGGCGTCACGCTGCGGGAGCTGGTGGGCGTGACGGCGATGATCGGCGATGGCGGACGGGCCGGGACGCCGCGCTGGCGGGCCGGGGAGGATGCACGGGAGGCCGGGCCGGTTCTGGCGCCTGCGGCCGCGGCGGAGGTGGCGGCGATCCTCACCCACCCCTTCCCCGGCGGCGGCCCGGCCGGGGTGGCGTGGAAGACGGGCACTTCCTGGGGCGGGCGGGACGGCTGGGCGGTGGGCTTCGACCGCGACCATGTGGCGGGAGTCTGGGTGGGGCGACCGGATGGCGCACCGATGGTGGTGGGCACGGGCGGCGCCACGGGGACGGCGCTGGCCCTGCCGCTGCTGGCGCGGATCTTCGCCCTGCTGCCCGCCGCGCCGCGAGAGCCGGCGGCGCGGCCTGCCCCCTCCCCTTCGGCGGGCGCTCCATCGGTCCGGCTCCGGCTGGTCTTTCCCGCCGATGGCGATGTCCTGGAGGTCAGCGCGGGACCGATGCGGCTGCGCGCCACGGGCGGGCGGCGGCCGCTGACCTTCCTAGTGGATGGCACCCCACTGGAAGGGCAGCCGGCGCGCCGGGATGTGGCCTGGGAGCCGTCGGGCCCCGGCCTGTACCGGGTTTCCGTGCTGGATGCGGACGGCGCCTCGTCGAGCGCGAGGCTGCGCGTCCGCTGA
- a CDS encoding TIM-barrel domain-containing protein, with the protein MKALTKGRYIGRDGHWAVFEVAERLGRLSAQIRIAMPERDMGRVALKGAEGYRLDRGWSIAPGGLEPPYEGRPREDLSGFSCPPVTVEEGEGSVALSAEGGLTARVTLEPFGIAWHRPGEAEPFLADRPTQAYAVSPRTGALQHFMLRHEGEGHYGLGDKAGPVDHTGRRFRIDAVDPCGFDAELSDPLYKMVPFFIVDGPRGAHGVYYDNLAVAEVDLGCTIDNYHGLFRSYAAQDGDLDYTVLAGPGVPDVVRRFSWMVGGQAFPPKWTLGFATTSMAIADADDADAQIQDYIDRCREEGIACSSFHFGSGYTSINGKRYAFNWNRSKFPDPAATMRRLKEAGMQPVTNLKPCLLDDHPRLAETLEGGFLVQDGDTGQPAVAQFWDGLGYHLDFTHPQGRAWWRDGLETALLDYGVTTVWNDNNEYEIWDEDALVDGDGRPYRQSLARPAQALLMTKLSHETQQARTPDKRIYAVTRGGCAGIARYGQSWTGDNETAWKTLRFNLAQGITMSLSGMYNTGHDVGGFHGPSPGPELFCRFVEFCSLWPRFVMNSWNTDGIVNLPWMHPEVLPQVREAMALRYRLMPYLYTQMWRAAAENEPVVRPTFYDFPGDPRCKGQDDVFMLGADLLVAPVLEEGAVSRRLYLPNHPGGWHDFRTGEAFPGGEEITVEAPLGHLPVFVRAGAMVPVSGQLDRVDPASDAERSLLVFGEGEGEAVLYEDDGDTMAWRESGLRLHVSRREEGGETVLGLRTEGSHRPAFTEVKLQRVGPGTPIRASGGEGSLRL; encoded by the coding sequence ATGAAGGCTTTGACCAAGGGCCGCTATATCGGCCGGGACGGGCACTGGGCGGTCTTCGAGGTCGCCGAGCGGCTGGGGCGGCTGTCCGCCCAGATCCGCATCGCCATGCCGGAGCGCGACATGGGCCGCGTCGCCCTGAAGGGCGCCGAGGGCTACCGCCTCGACCGCGGCTGGTCGATCGCTCCCGGCGGGCTGGAGCCGCCCTATGAGGGCCGCCCGCGCGAGGATCTTTCCGGCTTTTCCTGCCCTCCTGTCACGGTGGAGGAAGGCGAGGGGAGCGTGGCGCTCTCCGCCGAAGGCGGCCTGACCGCCCGGGTCACCCTGGAGCCCTTCGGCATCGCCTGGCACCGCCCCGGCGAGGCCGAACCCTTCCTGGCCGACCGGCCGACCCAGGCCTATGCCGTCTCCCCCCGCACCGGCGCCCTGCAACACTTCATGCTGCGGCACGAGGGGGAGGGGCATTACGGATTGGGCGACAAGGCCGGTCCGGTGGACCACACCGGCCGCCGCTTCCGCATCGATGCGGTGGACCCCTGTGGCTTCGATGCGGAGCTGAGCGACCCGCTCTACAAGATGGTGCCGTTCTTCATCGTGGACGGGCCGCGCGGCGCGCATGGCGTCTATTACGACAACCTCGCCGTGGCCGAGGTCGATCTCGGCTGCACCATCGACAACTATCACGGCCTGTTCCGTTCCTACGCGGCGCAGGACGGGGATCTCGACTACACCGTCCTCGCCGGCCCCGGCGTGCCGGACGTGGTGCGGCGCTTCTCCTGGATGGTGGGCGGGCAGGCCTTCCCGCCGAAATGGACGCTGGGCTTCGCCACCACCTCCATGGCCATCGCCGATGCCGACGACGCGGACGCGCAGATCCAGGACTACATCGACCGCTGCCGCGAGGAAGGCATCGCCTGCTCCAGCTTCCACTTCGGCTCGGGCTATACCTCGATCAACGGCAAGCGCTACGCCTTCAACTGGAACCGCAGCAAGTTCCCCGATCCCGCCGCGACCATGCGCCGGCTGAAGGAGGCCGGCATGCAGCCGGTCACCAACCTCAAGCCCTGCCTGCTGGACGACCATCCGCGCCTCGCGGAAACGCTGGAAGGCGGCTTCCTGGTGCAGGACGGCGACACGGGGCAACCCGCCGTGGCGCAGTTCTGGGACGGGCTCGGCTACCATCTCGACTTCACCCATCCCCAGGGCCGCGCCTGGTGGCGGGACGGGCTGGAGACGGCGCTGCTCGACTACGGCGTCACCACCGTCTGGAACGACAACAACGAATACGAGATCTGGGACGAGGACGCGCTCGTCGATGGCGACGGGCGGCCCTACCGCCAGTCCCTGGCGCGGCCGGCCCAGGCCCTGCTGATGACCAAGCTGTCGCACGAGACGCAGCAGGCGCGCACGCCGGACAAGCGCATCTATGCCGTCACGCGCGGCGGCTGCGCCGGCATCGCGCGCTATGGCCAGAGCTGGACGGGCGACAACGAGACGGCCTGGAAGACGCTGCGCTTCAACCTGGCGCAGGGCATCACCATGAGCCTGTCCGGGATGTACAACACCGGCCACGACGTGGGCGGCTTCCACGGGCCCAGCCCGGGGCCGGAGCTGTTCTGCCGCTTCGTCGAGTTCTGCTCGCTCTGGCCGCGCTTCGTGATGAATTCCTGGAACACCGACGGCATCGTCAACCTGCCCTGGATGCATCCGGAGGTGCTGCCGCAGGTGCGCGAGGCCATGGCGCTCCGCTACCGCCTGATGCCCTATCTCTACACGCAGATGTGGCGCGCGGCGGCGGAGAACGAGCCGGTGGTGCGGCCGACCTTCTACGACTTCCCCGGCGATCCGCGCTGCAAGGGCCAGGACGACGTCTTCATGCTGGGCGCCGACCTGCTCGTCGCCCCGGTGCTGGAGGAAGGCGCGGTGTCGCGCCGCCTCTACCTGCCGAACCATCCCGGCGGCTGGCACGACTTCCGCACCGGCGAGGCCTTCCCGGGCGGCGAGGAGATCACGGTGGAGGCACCGCTGGGCCACCTGCCGGTCTTCGTCCGCGCCGGCGCCATGGTGCCGGTCAGCGGGCAGCTCGACCGCGTCGATCCGGCCAGCGACGCCGAGCGCAGCCTTCTCGTCTTCGGCGAAGGGGAAGGCGAGGCCGTCCTCTACGAGGATGACGGCGACACCATGGCCTGGCGCGAGTCCGGGCTGCGGCTGCATGTGTCCCGCCGCGAGGAAGGCGGCGAGACGGTGCTGGGCCTGCGAACGGAAGGCAGCCACCGCCCCGCCTTCACCGAGGTCAAGCTGCAGAGGGTCGGTCCCGGGACGCCGATCCGCGCATCGGGCGGGGAGGGCAGCCTCCGCCTCTGA
- a CDS encoding ABC transporter ATP-binding protein, whose translation MAELRLRNVTKSFGDTSVIRGVDLEVRNGEFMVFVGPSGCGKSTLLRLIAGLEMVTDGQVQIDGQDVTRLPASDRGLAMVFQSYALYPHMSVRQNMGFALENMRLPKAEVTARVERAAQMLQLAPYLDRKPRALSGGQRQRVAIGRAIVRDPKIFLFDEPLSNLDAELRVATRKELAALHAEIGGTMIYVTHDQVEAMTLADRIVVLRGGLIEQVGTPLELYNNPANLFVAGFIGSPKMNALPARVSRAGSDGALAVEGREIRLDLPGGLREGEPVTFGVRPEHLEPTGEGGDIEAHVDLLEQLGSETYLYASAPGLPQICVRQEGQLGLARGDTVRLRARRDAIHLFNSDGLALRAMQGTGHLA comes from the coding sequence ATGGCTGAGCTCAGGCTCCGCAACGTCACCAAGAGCTTCGGTGACACCTCCGTGATCCGCGGCGTGGACCTGGAGGTCCGCAACGGCGAGTTCATGGTCTTCGTCGGCCCCTCCGGCTGCGGCAAGTCCACCCTCCTGCGCCTGATCGCGGGGCTGGAGATGGTCACCGACGGGCAGGTGCAGATCGACGGTCAGGATGTCACGCGCCTGCCGGCCTCCGATCGCGGCCTGGCCATGGTGTTCCAGTCCTATGCCCTCTACCCGCATATGAGCGTGCGGCAGAACATGGGCTTCGCGCTGGAGAACATGCGCCTGCCGAAGGCCGAGGTCACCGCGCGGGTCGAGCGCGCGGCGCAGATGCTGCAGCTCGCGCCCTATCTCGACCGCAAGCCCCGTGCGCTGTCCGGCGGGCAGCGCCAGCGCGTGGCCATCGGCCGTGCCATCGTGCGCGATCCGAAGATCTTCCTCTTCGACGAGCCGCTCTCGAACCTCGATGCCGAGCTGCGCGTCGCCACCCGCAAGGAGCTGGCCGCGCTGCATGCGGAGATCGGCGGCACCATGATCTACGTGACGCACGACCAGGTGGAGGCGATGACCCTGGCCGACCGGATCGTGGTGCTGCGCGGCGGGCTGATCGAGCAGGTCGGCACGCCGCTGGAGCTCTACAACAACCCCGCGAACCTCTTCGTCGCGGGCTTCATCGGCTCGCCCAAGATGAACGCCCTGCCGGCGCGCGTGTCGCGGGCCGGCAGCGACGGCGCCCTCGCGGTGGAGGGGCGGGAGATCCGCCTCGACCTGCCGGGCGGATTGCGGGAGGGCGAGCCGGTGACCTTCGGCGTGCGGCCGGAGCATCTGGAGCCCACCGGCGAGGGCGGCGATATCGAGGCGCATGTCGATCTGCTGGAGCAGCTCGGCTCCGAAACCTATCTCTACGCCTCCGCGCCCGGCCTGCCGCAGATCTGCGTGCGCCAGGAAGGCCAGCTCGGCCTCGCGCGCGGCGACACGGTGCGGCTGCGCGCCCGCCGCGACGCCATCCACCTCTTCAACAGCGACGGCCTCGCGCTGCGGGCCATGCAAGGGACCGGACATCTCGCATGA